One genomic region from Immundisolibacter sp. encodes:
- a CDS encoding alpha-ketoacid dehydrogenase subunit beta, which produces MRELTFLEAIREAQEQEMARDERVFILGEDVSFNVYGSTGGLAERFGLDRVRDTPISESGFTGVAIGAALVGMRPIVDFTIASFMYLAMDQLVSIAAKTAYMYGGQAHVPAVFRAALFYNGGLAAQHSDRNYAMFMQVPGLKIAVPSTPHDAKGLLKSAIRDDDPVLMFEDGALWGSRGEVPEDDYLIPFGQAAVRREGSDLTIVAIGSRVREALAAADTLAKQGISVEVIDPRTLVPLGRATILASVAKTGRALVVDVGHRSCGVAGEILATIAEDGFWSLRAPLKRLTAPDMQIPFSPALEKGFYPDTAQIVDAALALVQD; this is translated from the coding sequence ATGCGTGAGCTAACGTTTCTGGAGGCCATCCGCGAGGCGCAGGAACAGGAAATGGCGCGCGATGAGCGCGTGTTCATCCTGGGCGAGGACGTGTCCTTCAACGTTTACGGCAGCACCGGGGGTCTGGCCGAGCGCTTTGGCCTGGACCGGGTGCGCGACACACCGATCAGCGAGTCGGGCTTCACTGGCGTGGCCATCGGCGCCGCGCTGGTCGGCATGCGGCCGATCGTCGATTTCACCATCGCCTCGTTCATGTACCTGGCCATGGACCAGCTGGTCAGCATCGCCGCCAAGACCGCCTATATGTACGGCGGGCAAGCGCACGTGCCGGCGGTGTTTCGCGCCGCGCTGTTCTACAACGGCGGCCTGGCGGCCCAGCACTCGGACCGCAACTACGCCATGTTCATGCAGGTGCCGGGCCTGAAGATCGCCGTGCCGAGCACGCCACACGACGCCAAGGGTCTGCTCAAGAGCGCCATCCGCGACGACGACCCGGTGCTCATGTTCGAGGACGGCGCCCTGTGGGGCAGCCGCGGCGAAGTGCCCGAGGACGATTACCTGATCCCGTTCGGTCAGGCGGCCGTTCGCCGCGAGGGCAGCGACCTGACCATCGTCGCCATCGGCTCGCGGGTACGCGAAGCGCTGGCTGCCGCCGACACGCTGGCGAAACAGGGCATCTCGGTCGAGGTCATCGACCCGCGTACATTGGTGCCACTGGGTCGGGCCACGATTCTGGCCTCGGTCGCCAAGACCGGCCGCGCGCTGGTGGTGGACGTGGGCCACCGCAGCTGCGGGGTGGCGGGAGAAATCCTCGCCACCATCGCCGAGGACGGCTTCTGGTCGCTGCGCGCGCCCCTGAAGCGCCTGACCGCACCGGACATGCAGATACCGTTCTCGCCGGCACTCGAAAAAGGCTTCTACCCGGACACGGCGCAGATTGTCGACGCGGCCCTGGCGCTGGTTCAGGACTAA
- a CDS encoding thiamine pyrophosphate-dependent dehydrogenase E1 component subunit alpha: protein MSTPDPATQLEMYRRMLRIRRFDETVKTLFDRGRIPGSVHLSIGQEAEVVGACMALAGDDYMVGNHRSHGHPIGKGAAMGPLLAEILGKATGVNGGKGGSMHLADFSVGSLGESSIVGSGLPVAVGAALGARMQGNGRVCLCFFGDGASNEGYFHEALNMASAWQVPVVFLCENNSYGVTTAFSRVSRVPDVATRAVAYGIPGEIVDGQDARVVYAAVQNAAQRARDGAGPTLIEAKTYRYPHHSEGPLYNNITYRDPAELAAWQARDPLPLFAGHLAEAGIADAALLADIEQAISAEVASALEFAEQSPWPDPAEAHRGLYRTPIAGFDHA from the coding sequence ATGTCCACGCCCGATCCCGCCACACAGCTCGAAATGTACCGGCGCATGCTGCGCATCCGACGCTTCGACGAGACCGTCAAGACACTGTTTGATCGCGGCCGCATTCCCGGTTCGGTGCACCTGTCGATCGGCCAGGAGGCCGAAGTGGTCGGCGCCTGCATGGCCCTGGCCGGCGACGATTACATGGTCGGCAACCACCGCTCACACGGCCACCCCATCGGCAAGGGGGCGGCCATGGGCCCGTTGCTGGCGGAGATTCTGGGCAAGGCCACCGGCGTCAACGGTGGCAAGGGTGGGTCGATGCACCTGGCCGATTTTTCGGTCGGCAGTCTGGGCGAGAGCAGCATCGTCGGCAGCGGCTTGCCGGTCGCGGTCGGCGCCGCGCTGGGTGCCAGGATGCAGGGCAACGGCCGCGTATGTTTGTGTTTTTTCGGCGACGGCGCGTCGAACGAGGGCTATTTCCACGAAGCCCTCAACATGGCCAGCGCCTGGCAGGTGCCGGTGGTGTTCCTGTGCGAGAACAACAGCTACGGCGTGACCACGGCCTTCAGCCGTGTCAGCCGGGTACCGGACGTAGCCACCCGGGCGGTGGCCTACGGCATCCCCGGCGAAATTGTCGACGGTCAGGACGCGCGGGTGGTGTACGCGGCCGTGCAAAACGCGGCGCAGCGGGCGCGGGACGGCGCCGGCCCGACCCTGATCGAAGCCAAGACCTACCGCTACCCGCACCACTCCGAAGGCCCGCTCTACAACAACATCACCTACCGCGACCCGGCCGAGCTGGCCGCCTGGCAGGCGCGCGATCCGCTGCCGCTGTTCGCCGGACATTTGGCGGAGGCCGGCATCGCCGACGCGGCCCTGTTGGCTGACATCGAACAGGCCATCAGCGCTGAGGTGGCCAGCGCGCTCGAATTTGCCGAACAAAGCCCCTGGCCGGACCCGGCCGAGGCCCACCGTGGCCTGTACCGCACGCCAATCGCGGGTTTCGACCATGCGTGA
- a CDS encoding SDR family NAD(P)-dependent oxidoreductase, producing the protein MSKQLDGRVIWVTGAGRGLGRAYAEGLAREGAAVAVSDIAGVEDAVAAIRGAGGKAAGFICDVTDETAVARCAADIKSQLGPIDGLINNAGIYPFGPVEQTDAAFLERIFRINVFGAFHCIRAVVPDMKARRRGKIINISSATFHTPPPMLSAYVATKAAAIGMTRSLARELGEFDIQVNVIAPGLTETPGVAEAPIAGDMWTGILAAQCLKRREQPDDLVGTVVFLCSSASDFITAQTINCDGGMGVH; encoded by the coding sequence ATGAGTAAGCAACTGGACGGACGGGTGATCTGGGTCACCGGCGCCGGGCGCGGCCTGGGCCGGGCCTATGCCGAGGGACTGGCGCGGGAAGGCGCGGCGGTCGCCGTGAGCGACATTGCGGGTGTCGAAGACGCCGTCGCGGCCATACGCGGCGCCGGTGGCAAGGCGGCCGGTTTCATCTGCGACGTGACTGACGAGACGGCGGTCGCGCGCTGCGCGGCCGACATCAAGTCGCAGCTGGGCCCCATCGACGGGCTCATCAACAACGCCGGCATTTACCCGTTCGGTCCGGTCGAGCAGACCGATGCGGCCTTCCTGGAACGCATCTTCAGGATCAACGTATTCGGCGCATTTCACTGCATCCGCGCCGTGGTGCCGGACATGAAGGCCCGCCGCCGCGGCAAGATCATCAACATCAGCTCGGCCACCTTTCACACCCCGCCGCCCATGCTCAGCGCTTACGTCGCCACCAAGGCGGCGGCCATCGGCATGACCCGCTCGCTGGCTCGCGAGCTTGGCGAGTTCGACATCCAGGTCAACGTGATCGCGCCGGGACTGACGGAAACCCCAGGCGTGGCCGAAGCACCGATCGCCGGCGACATGTGGACCGGCATCCTGGCCGCGCAGTGCCTGAAGCGGCGCGAGCAACCGGACGACCTGGTCGGCACCGTGGTGTTTCTGTGCTCGTCCGCGAGTGATTTCATCACCGCCCAGACCATCAACTGCGACGGCGGCATGGGCGTGCATTGA